The DNA window GCAGGTGGGCATCGAGCGCGTGCTGGCCGGTGTCCTGCCCGCCCGCAAGGTGGAGGAGGTCCGGCGGTTGCAGGCGGAGGGGGCGCCCGTGGCGATGGTGGGCGATGGCATCAACGACGCGCCGGCCCTCGCACAGGCCGACGTCGGCATCGCCCTGGGGACCGGCACGGACGTGGCCATCGAGAGTGCGGACGTCACGCTCGTGCGCGGCGACCTGGGCGCCGTCGTCAGCGCCGTGAAGCTCAGCCGCGCCACGTTCCGCAAGATCAGGCAGAATCTCCTCTGGGCGTTCGGCTACAATCTCGTGGCGATCCCGGCCGCCGTGCTCGGCCTGCTGCACCCGCTCATCGCCGAGGCCGCCATGGCGCTCAGTTCCGTCAGCGTCGTCGCCAACTCGACGCTCCTGCGCCGTGCCGACATTCGCCCATAGCAGAGGACCCGTGCCCGTGATCATCGACGTCCATACCCACGCCTTTCCGGACCAACTCGCTCCCCACGCCCTCGAGAAGCTGAACGATACCGTGCCCGACGATGCGCGAGCCGTCCTGGACGGCACCGTCGGCGGGCTGCTGGCGTCCATGGACCGCACCGGCGTGGACCGGTGTGTGATCTGCTCCATCGCCACGGCCCCGAAGCAGGCCGACCCGATCCTGCGCTGGTCGCTGGAGATCGCCTCGGAGCGTGTCATCCCGTTCGGTTCGGTGCACCCCGACTGCGCGGACCCCGCCGCCGCGGTGCGCAGGATTGCGGCCGCGGGCCTCAAGGGCATCAAGCTGCACCCGCTCTACCAGGGCTTCGCCGCCGACGAGGCGCGCCTGTGGCCGCTCTATGCGGCGGTGGAGGAGGCCGGGCTGGTCCTGGTGATGCACAGCGGGCGCGACATTGCCTTCCCCCCGGGCGACGAACGCGCCTCGCCCCGCCGAATGCTGCGCCTGCACCGCGCATTCCCCCGCATCCCGCTCGTGGCGGCCCACATGGGCGGATGGCGGCAGTGGGACGAGGCCCTGGCCGTCCTGGCGGGGACCGACGTCTACCTGGAGACCTCGTATTCGATCGGCCTGTGCGCGGCAGCGACGATCGAGGCGCTGCGCGCGCGGCATCCGGCCGAGCGAATCCTGTTCGGAAGCGACAGCCCGTGGCGTGAGCAGGGCGAGGCCCTGGCGCTCGTGCGGGCGGCCTGGCCCGAGCCGGCGCGGCAGGCCGCTGTGCTGGGCGGGAACGCGCAGCGGCTGCTCGGATGACGGGCATGCGCCGTCGTGCGCGTCCGTGCCGGCCCGCCGGGCGGGAACGCCCGGGGCTGTCCGTTGTGGGGGGGGCGGTTGTCTCAACCAGAACGGGTAGCGCGGCCGTCTACACAGCAATGGGGTGCACGGCCGTCCCGGCCGCGGGGCGGCAACCGCGCGTACGCACGCCCCGGGGCTGCCCGTTGGGGAACGGCCGGCGGGCGCACCATGCCGTTGGGGGGCACGCGCCGTCGTGTCCGTCCGTGTGGGTCCGTGTTCGTCCGTGCCGGCCCGGGTCGCTACCGCTCCCGGGTGACCGCCAGCAGCTTGGCCAGCGGGGCGCCGGCCACACAGATGGACGTATCGGCCGCGCCGTAGTAGACCTTGACCTGCCCGTCCGGCTCGACGATGGCGCCGGAGGCGAACACGACGTTGTTGATGTCGCCGATCCGCTCGTAGTCCGTGCGGGGGGAGAGGATCGGCACGGCGCTGCGCGCGAGGACGCGGGTCGGGTCGTCCCGGTCCAGCAGGACGGTCCCGGTGCGGTAGATGGGTCCGCCGGACGTCATCTTGACGCCGTGGTAGATCTCCAGCCAGCCCTCCTCGGTCTCGATGGGCACGGCGGAGCCTCCGACCCGGTAGGAGTCCCAGTAGCCGGGCCGCGGGGCCACGATCATGTGCGAGTCGCCCCAGTGCCGCAGGTCGGGCGAGAAGGATACCCAGATGCAGCCCACGTCGCGGCCGATCGGGCGGTCCAGGCGCACGTATCGTCCGCCGATCCTGCGGGGGAAGAGCAGCCCGTCCTTGTTGCCCGGCTCGCTGATGATCCCGCGTCGTTCGAACCGGTGGAAGTCCTCCGTCGTGGCCAGCGCCATGACCGGCCCGGCGCCGCTGAAGGCGGTGTAGATCACGTGCGGCAGGCCGTCCAGGACGGTGATGCGCGGGTCCTCGATTCCGGCCTCTTCATAGCGCGCCATGGGCGGCTCGGCGGCCGGCGTCATCACCGGCAGGGGCTCGATCTCGAAGTCGTATCCGTCGGCGCTGTGCGCCAGCGCGAACAGCGAGTACCCGTGCTGGCCCTCCACGCGGAGCAGCAGCAGGTATTCCCCGTTCCACTTCACCGGGGACCCGTTGAAGACGGTGTTGCAGGTGAACGGGATGTCCGCGGCCGTGATGATCGGATTCCGGCCGTAGCGTATGAGCACGTCGCTGTCGCCGGCTGCCGGCATGTTCAGTGTCCCTCCGCCTTCCCCTTGTTGCACATGATCTGCAGTTCGTCCAGCGAGATCGTGCCCAGGCAGACGCAGCTGTCGGAGCCCCCGTAGTAGATCTCCACCTGGCGGCCGTCCTCCGACAGGAGGGCGCCGCAGGAGAAGACGAGGTTGGGCACGTCGCCGATCCGTTCGTAGGGCTCCAGGGGCGCCAGCACCGGCAGGTTCGAGCGGCCGAGCACGCGGGCGGGGTCGGCCGTGTCCAGGAAGGCCACGCCCAGCCGGTAGACGGGGCCGCCCGGCAGTTCACGCACGCCGTAGTAGAACAGCAGCCATCCGCAGTCGGTCAGGATGGGCGGCACGGCCGCGCCGATGCGGTTGTAGTCCCAGTAGCCGGCGCGCGGCGTCAGAAGTAGGCGCCAGTCGCCCCAGTGCCGGAGGTCCTCCGAGTAGCTGATCCAGATGTTGCCGCCCTCGCGCGGCCGTTCCAGCCGGGCATA is part of the Candidatus Brocadiaceae bacterium genome and encodes:
- a CDS encoding amidohydrolase family protein, translating into MPVIIDVHTHAFPDQLAPHALEKLNDTVPDDARAVLDGTVGGLLASMDRTGVDRCVICSIATAPKQADPILRWSLEIASERVIPFGSVHPDCADPAAAVRRIAAAGLKGIKLHPLYQGFAADEARLWPLYAAVEEAGLVLVMHSGRDIAFPPGDERASPRRMLRLHRAFPRIPLVAAHMGGWRQWDEALAVLAGTDVYLETSYSIGLCAAATIEALRARHPAERILFGSDSPWREQGEALALVRAAWPEPARQAAVLGGNAQRLLG
- a CDS encoding glycosidase is translated as MPAAGDSDVLIRYGRNPIITAADIPFTCNTVFNGSPVKWNGEYLLLLRVEGQHGYSLFALAHSADGYDFEIEPLPVMTPAAEPPMARYEEAGIEDPRITVLDGLPHVIYTAFSGAGPVMALATTEDFHRFERRGIISEPGNKDGLLFPRRIGGRYVRLDRPIGRDVGCIWVSFSPDLRHWGDSHMIVAPRPGYWDSYRVGGSAVPIETEEGWLEIYHGVKMTSGGPIYRTGTVLLDRDDPTRVLARSAVPILSPRTDYERIGDINNVVFASGAIVEPDGQVKVYYGAADTSICVAGAPLAKLLAVTRER
- a CDS encoding glycosidase, with product MTPKISKNTVRRWPHNPVLSIRDLPFQASDVHNAGAARHNGEYVLLVTVENLRGDCSIYRARSRDGRQFRIDEAPLLEPSRTGPFAAYENHGVRDPRVTPFEGTHYIVYLAESNYGVRLALAKTDDFEAVERIAFISEPDTKSGVLFPDRFGGRYARLERPREGGNIWISYSEDLRHWGDWRLLLTPRAGYWDYNRIGAAVPPILTDCGWLLFYYGVRELPGGPVYRLGVAFLDTADPARVLGRSNLPVLAPLEPYERIGDVPNLVFSCGALLSEDGRQVEIYYGGSDSCVCLGTISLDELQIMCNKGKAEGH